One segment of uncultured Jannaschia sp. DNA contains the following:
- the fliL gene encoding flagellar basal body-associated protein FliL gives MADDADNGAKSASRGGALKWIAVLVLGLGLGAGGFYVMFTGAADDVLAWKGESDTGSVASSSLTFLELEPIIVSIGGPGSIRNLRFRASLQIAPDADSLARSLQPRMMDIATTYLRAVPMDMLEEPTSLIRIRAQLLRRFQMLTGPDAVEDLLVSEFVMT, from the coding sequence ATGGCAGACGACGCGGATAACGGGGCGAAATCGGCCTCCAGGGGCGGGGCTCTCAAGTGGATTGCCGTGCTGGTGCTGGGGCTCGGGCTGGGCGCGGGCGGCTTCTATGTCATGTTCACCGGCGCCGCCGATGACGTCCTTGCGTGGAAGGGCGAGTCGGATACCGGATCGGTTGCGTCATCCAGTCTGACCTTCCTCGAACTCGAGCCGATCATCGTGTCGATCGGCGGTCCCGGTTCGATCCGGAACCTCCGCTTCCGCGCCTCGCTACAGATCGCTCCCGATGCCGATTCGCTGGCCCGCTCGCTTCAGCCACGGATGATGGATATCGCGACGACCTATCTGCGCGCCGTTCCGATGGACATGCTCGAGGAACCGACCTCCCTGATCCGCATCCGCGCGCAACTGCTCCGCCGGTTCCAGATGCTGACCGGCCCGGACGCGGTTGAGGATCTTCTCGTTTCCGAATTCGTGATGACCTGA
- a CDS encoding flagellar biosynthetic protein FliR has translation MIEALLALHDAARPIAMASFAVFLRIGALMLVLPGLGDRLIPARIRLVTAFALTAAVAPAVELQAEIGPGLIVAETVTGLALGAVLRFVAQALSMAGVMAAQLTSLAQLFGTVEPSSAIGNVLNLAGLCLIMASGLPLMVVEMMIRSYDILPLGGHLDGSDAARWGAARVAQAFALAIAMAAPFALAALIYNAAMGVINRAMPQLMVALVGAPAITGASGVLLLLSAPLLLAVWKAAMIATLADPVTGGVP, from the coding sequence GTGATCGAAGCGCTCCTCGCGCTGCACGATGCGGCCAGGCCCATCGCGATGGCCTCCTTCGCAGTGTTTCTGCGGATCGGCGCCCTGATGCTCGTCCTGCCGGGGCTGGGCGACCGCCTGATCCCGGCCCGGATCCGCCTCGTCACGGCCTTCGCCCTGACGGCGGCGGTGGCCCCGGCCGTCGAGCTTCAAGCCGAGATCGGACCCGGTCTGATCGTCGCCGAAACGGTCACCGGGCTCGCGCTCGGGGCCGTGCTGCGCTTCGTGGCGCAGGCCCTTTCGATGGCCGGCGTGATGGCCGCGCAATTGACGTCGCTCGCTCAGCTCTTCGGCACGGTCGAGCCGTCCTCGGCGATCGGCAACGTTCTGAACCTTGCGGGGCTCTGCCTGATCATGGCCAGCGGCCTTCCCCTGATGGTCGTCGAAATGATGATCCGCAGCTATGACATCCTGCCGCTCGGGGGCCATCTCGACGGCAGCGACGCGGCCCGTTGGGGCGCGGCGCGGGTGGCTCAGGCCTTCGCACTCGCAATCGCCATGGCCGCGCCCTTCGCACTCGCCGCGCTGATCTACAACGCGGCCATGGGCGTCATCAATCGCGCCATGCCGCAGCTGATGGTCGCCCTCGTCGGCGCGCCCGCGATCACCGGGGCCAGCGGCGTGCTCCTGCTGCTGTCGGCACCGCTTCTGCTGGCGGTCTGGAAAGCCGCGATGATCGCGACCTTGGCCGACCCGGTCACGGGCGGCGTGCCATGA
- a CDS encoding flagellar biosynthesis protein FlhA, with the protein MRAIFQPTVLMAVALMSVILMMILPMPSWVLDAGLSVSFALAILIFTTTLFIQRPLDFSAFPTILLASLMLRLSLNVSSTKLIIGEGHTGTDAAGHVIEGFASFVMGGSIALGLVVFGVLLIVNFMVITKGATRMAEVGARFALDGMPGKQLAIDSDMSAGAIDHEEAKRRREVELAETTFFGSLDGASKFVKGDAVAGLLITILNLVVGLSAGMLAHGMPFGEAVETYAILTVGDGLVNQIPAVIISIASGLLLARGGGTGTVDVEIVAQIGRHPAALGTVAVIMAVFAFVPGMPFVPFFLGAATLGGAAFWRQRMISRVDDVPEDLETPEPRREMGDVLSLDDIRVEFATDLVDLALDPSNGLESRMSGLRNHIAEKFGIILPEIRLTDDQGLPSGTYVIRIQGVEMARDRLERDHILLLLGSGTPAQMPGRAVKEPVYGAPARWIPKGKAETLLGETLVTPGEVLATHLLEVIKSNFPQLLGLRGLQSLLDAFARVSSAERSEANRRMLDDLIPSKVTPETLLAVLRMLLAERISVRNLPVILEALAERRDGPPSVEDLTEHVRQRLAEQITAELRRDDGSLPLIQLAPAWEETFSRHQIDGPGISREIALPGPEFQKLAQGLAEAIAGVAESGHHAAVVTSARRRRFVHTVLSARGLTNPVISYEEIGARATPAILGSVAA; encoded by the coding sequence ATGCGAGCGATTTTCCAACCCACCGTGCTGATGGCCGTCGCGCTGATGTCCGTCATACTGATGATGATCCTGCCGATGCCGTCTTGGGTACTTGATGCCGGGCTCTCGGTCAGCTTCGCGCTCGCCATCCTGATCTTCACGACGACCCTGTTCATTCAGCGGCCCCTCGACTTTTCGGCCTTTCCGACGATCCTGCTGGCATCTCTGATGCTGCGCCTGTCGCTGAATGTATCCTCGACGAAACTCATCATCGGCGAGGGGCATACCGGGACCGACGCGGCCGGACACGTGATCGAAGGCTTTGCGAGCTTCGTGATGGGCGGCTCCATCGCGCTCGGGCTGGTGGTGTTCGGCGTCCTCCTGATCGTGAATTTCATGGTCATCACCAAGGGTGCTACGCGGATGGCCGAGGTCGGCGCGCGGTTCGCGCTCGACGGCATGCCCGGCAAGCAGCTCGCCATCGACAGCGACATGTCGGCCGGCGCGATCGACCACGAGGAAGCCAAGCGTCGCCGCGAGGTCGAACTGGCCGAAACGACATTCTTCGGCTCGCTCGACGGGGCGTCGAAATTCGTGAAGGGCGATGCGGTCGCCGGGCTTCTGATCACGATCCTCAACTTGGTGGTCGGTCTCTCGGCGGGCATGCTGGCCCATGGCATGCCGTTCGGGGAGGCCGTCGAGACCTACGCGATCCTGACGGTCGGAGACGGCTTGGTGAACCAGATCCCTGCGGTCATCATTTCCATCGCGTCCGGCCTCCTTCTGGCGCGCGGGGGCGGCACCGGCACCGTAGATGTCGAGATCGTCGCCCAGATCGGGCGCCACCCCGCGGCGCTGGGTACCGTGGCCGTCATCATGGCGGTCTTCGCCTTCGTTCCGGGCATGCCCTTCGTTCCGTTCTTCCTCGGGGCCGCGACGCTGGGCGGAGCTGCCTTCTGGCGGCAACGCATGATTTCCCGCGTCGACGACGTGCCGGAGGATCTCGAAACCCCCGAGCCGCGCCGCGAGATGGGCGACGTCCTCTCGCTCGACGACATACGGGTCGAATTCGCGACCGACCTCGTGGATCTGGCGCTGGACCCATCGAACGGGCTTGAAAGCCGGATGTCTGGCCTGCGCAATCACATCGCCGAAAAGTTCGGAATCATCCTGCCGGAGATCCGGTTGACCGACGACCAGGGGCTTCCGTCGGGGACCTATGTCATCCGGATCCAGGGGGTCGAGATGGCGCGCGATCGGCTGGAGCGCGATCACATCCTTCTGTTACTGGGGTCTGGAACGCCGGCGCAGATGCCCGGCCGCGCGGTCAAGGAACCGGTCTATGGCGCCCCCGCGCGGTGGATTCCAAAAGGCAAGGCCGAGACCCTGCTCGGCGAGACGCTGGTGACGCCCGGAGAGGTGCTCGCCACGCATCTTCTCGAAGTGATCAAGAGCAATTTTCCGCAATTGCTCGGGCTTCGTGGACTGCAATCCCTGCTCGACGCCTTCGCCCGCGTATCATCCGCCGAACGCTCCGAGGCCAACCGCCGCATGCTCGACGACCTGATCCCGTCGAAGGTGACGCCGGAAACGCTGCTCGCCGTCCTGCGGATGCTGCTGGCCGAGCGAATCTCGGTCCGCAACCTGCCCGTGATCCTCGAGGCGCTGGCGGAGCGGCGCGACGGTCCGCCGTCGGTCGAGGACCTGACCGAGCATGTCCGGCAGCGGCTGGCCGAACAAATCACGGCCGAGCTGCGCCGCGACGATGGCAGCCTTCCCCTGATCCAGCTCGCACCGGCTTGGGAAGAGACCTTTTCCCGCCATCAGATCGATGGACCCGGTATCAGCCGCGAGATCGCGCTGCCCGGCCCAGAATTCCAGAAGCTGGCACAAGGGCTGGCCGAAGCGATCGCGGGCGTGGCCGAGTCGGGTCACCATGCGGCCGTCGTGACATCGGCGCGGCGGCGCCGGTTCGTCCACACCGTCCTGTCGGCGCGCGGGCTGACGAACCCCGTGATCTCCTACGAGGAGATCGGGGCCCGCGCGACGCCCGCAATCCTCGGGTCGGTCGCGGCGTGA
- a CDS encoding YIP1 family protein encodes MSDLVKTILTALRNYIPALLAVISDPRRTIPDRVGSGDDALDAALAFFGITLALSLLLQLPLLGPADDPVAVFGSLPVVRMLMFAIFTACVVLAFRAVGGRGGFIPTLCISLYVNAPAYLVQVTTALMSRGLVARSGAIDLADLQDADTRPAASAALAAADPTTATLLVATGVLGIGIVVAWFLYCWPIYRAQHRVSRARSGVAYAVAFAAYLASLWLGANLMRGLHGDALPAIV; translated from the coding sequence ATGTCCGACCTCGTCAAGACGATCCTGACGGCCCTCAGGAACTACATCCCGGCGCTCCTCGCGGTGATCTCTGATCCTCGCCGCACGATCCCCGATCGGGTCGGATCGGGCGACGACGCGCTCGATGCGGCGCTCGCCTTCTTCGGCATCACGCTGGCGCTGTCGCTCCTTCTTCAACTGCCGCTCCTCGGTCCGGCCGACGATCCGGTCGCCGTCTTCGGAAGTCTTCCTGTCGTCCGGATGCTGATGTTCGCGATCTTCACTGCCTGCGTCGTCCTCGCGTTCCGGGCGGTCGGGGGACGCGGCGGGTTCATTCCCACGCTCTGCATCTCGCTTTACGTCAACGCGCCCGCCTACCTGGTGCAGGTCACCACCGCGTTGATGTCGCGCGGCCTCGTCGCGCGGTCCGGGGCCATCGACCTTGCGGATCTGCAGGATGCCGACACGCGGCCCGCCGCCTCGGCCGCGCTCGCCGCCGCCGACCCGACGACCGCGACGCTCCTCGTGGCCACCGGCGTCCTCGGGATCGGCATCGTCGTGGCGTGGTTCCTCTATTGCTGGCCGATCTACCGCGCCCAGCACCGCGTATCGCGGGCCCGGAGCGGTGTCGCCTATGCCGTCGCCTTCGCGGCCTACCTTGCGTCGCTTTGGCTGGGTGCCAACCTGATGCGCGGCCTGCATGGCGACGCGCTGCCCGCGATCGTCTGA
- the motA gene encoding flagellar motor stator protein MotA, with protein sequence MIGIVGIACVFIMVFGGYMLAGGKLDIILKALPFEMIIIGGAAIGAFLVGNSLGEVKHTIKDIGKIFRGPRWRPDDYRDLLCLLFELVRLGRQDPMALEEHIEAPETSSIFGEYPRITADREAVAMICDTLRAMSMNYDDPHQVEEVLSARIEENQHHALHSSHALQSMADSLPALGIVAAVLGVIKTMGSIDQPPEVLGKLIGAALVGTFLGVFLAYGIVGPFSVRLKNVSEQDGHFYRLIQEVLVANLHNHATNMCIEVGRQSTPTPLRPSFADLEDALKSRKAA encoded by the coding sequence ATGATCGGGATCGTCGGCATCGCCTGCGTGTTCATCATGGTCTTCGGCGGCTACATGCTGGCCGGCGGCAAGCTCGACATCATCCTCAAGGCGCTTCCCTTCGAGATGATCATCATCGGCGGCGCCGCCATCGGCGCATTTCTCGTAGGCAACAGCCTGGGCGAGGTCAAACACACCATCAAAGATATCGGCAAGATCTTCAGGGGGCCCCGCTGGCGACCCGATGACTACCGCGATCTCCTCTGCCTTCTGTTTGAACTGGTACGACTCGGACGGCAGGATCCCATGGCCCTCGAAGAGCATATCGAGGCGCCGGAGACGTCTTCCATCTTCGGCGAGTATCCACGCATCACGGCCGATCGCGAGGCCGTCGCGATGATCTGCGACACGCTGCGTGCGATGTCCATGAACTACGACGATCCCCACCAGGTCGAGGAAGTGCTAAGCGCCCGGATCGAGGAAAATCAGCACCATGCGCTCCATTCCAGCCACGCGCTTCAATCCATGGCGGACTCGCTGCCCGCTTTGGGTATCGTCGCGGCCGTCCTCGGGGTGATCAAGACGATGGGCTCGATCGATCAGCCGCCGGAGGTCCTCGGCAAGCTGATCGGCGCAGCGCTGGTCGGCACGTTTCTCGGAGTCTTCCTCGCCTATGGGATCGTGGGTCCATTCTCCGTACGACTGAAGAACGTCAGCGAACAGGACGGCCATTTCTATCGTCTGATTCAGGAGGTCTTGGTCGCGAACCTCCACAATCACGCGACCAACATGTGCATCGAGGTCGGGCGCCAATCCACGCCGACTCCGTTGCGGCCCAGTTTCGCGGACCTCGAGGATGCCCTCAAGAGCCGGAAGGCCGCCTGA
- the fliP gene encoding flagellar type III secretion system pore protein FliP (The bacterial flagellar biogenesis protein FliP forms a type III secretion system (T3SS)-type pore required for flagellar assembly.), with protein sequence MSRALGLALVLSGAVAIGGPVAAQDVALSLGDDSLTLRSIQLIALLTVLSLAPGIAITVTCFPFIVTVLSIMRQAMGLQASPPNMLIVSLAMFLTYFVMEPVATAAWEAGIGPLSRGEMEPGVAFTEAIAPFRAFMLARVDPDTLAHLAGLRPESDPETLAILIPSFLLSEVSRAFQIGFLVFMPFLIIDMVAAAVLMSMGMMMVPPAIVSLPFKLAFFVVVDGWTLVSGALVRSYL encoded by the coding sequence ATGAGCCGCGCCCTCGGGCTGGCACTGGTCCTGTCCGGTGCCGTCGCCATCGGCGGCCCGGTCGCCGCGCAGGACGTCGCGCTGTCGCTGGGCGACGATAGCCTGACGCTGCGCTCGATCCAATTGATCGCCCTTCTGACCGTGCTGAGCCTCGCGCCGGGGATTGCGATCACGGTTACCTGCTTTCCGTTCATCGTCACCGTCCTGTCGATCATGCGGCAGGCGATGGGCCTCCAGGCATCGCCGCCGAACATGCTGATCGTCAGCTTGGCGATGTTCCTGACCTATTTCGTGATGGAGCCGGTCGCGACCGCCGCATGGGAGGCGGGCATCGGCCCGCTTTCGCGCGGCGAGATGGAGCCGGGGGTCGCATTCACCGAGGCGATCGCGCCGTTCCGCGCCTTCATGCTGGCCCGCGTCGACCCCGACACGTTGGCGCATCTCGCCGGGCTGCGCCCCGAGAGCGACCCCGAGACGCTCGCCATCCTCATCCCGAGCTTTCTGTTGTCAGAGGTGAGCCGGGCCTTTCAGATCGGCTTTCTCGTGTTCATGCCGTTTCTGATCATCGACATGGTCGCAGCCGCCGTCCTGATGTCGATGGGCATGATGATGGTGCCCCCGGCAATCGTCTCGCTGCCCTTCAAGCTCGCGTTCTTCGTGGTGGTCGACGGCTGGACCCTTGTGTCCGGCGCGCTTGTCCGCAGTTATCTCTAG
- the fliF gene encoding flagellar basal-body MS-ring/collar protein FliF, with protein MTALWGRQDKRRLAILAGATVLTFAMVFVLTRLATAPGMELLYAGLEPAAASEVIAGLEARGAPYEVRGSSIFVEDRMRDGLRMQLAGDGLPRMDGSGYELLDGLTGFGTTSQMFDAAYWRAREGELTRTILASPGVRSARVHLATADSSPFARDRSATASVTLQMVSGTVDASLAHAVQSLVSGAVRNLAAEDVTVIDAASGRVVGGGAIDPEAERRETRAIEMRAAVENLLAARVGPGRFVVELAIETTQDRELITERVLDPESRVVISTDTEERSASDRGAAGAGVTVASNLPDGDAAEEEGQSESSNAETRERVNYDFSATERQIERAPGAIERVTVAVMVDGMRETNADGAAGWSERSEAELDVIRDLVQSAVGFRADRGDVVTVRSMEFDIAAMPEAAPGLSLPWLSGGDVRRISIAALLALVSLGVLAFVVRPLMTRALAPPPANPALPAAASDDGVTAIAPEEIGAPSPAPLAPPAPSDAAMSTEGTLLPAETEDGEADDPVDRLRTLITERRDETLEVLRGWMDESPEEAK; from the coding sequence ATGACCGCCCTATGGGGTCGACAGGACAAGCGACGGCTCGCGATCCTGGCCGGTGCGACGGTTCTGACCTTCGCGATGGTATTCGTTCTGACCCGACTCGCGACGGCGCCCGGAATGGAGCTGTTATATGCCGGGCTCGAACCGGCCGCGGCGTCCGAGGTGATCGCCGGCCTCGAGGCGAGGGGCGCGCCCTACGAGGTGCGGGGGTCCTCGATCTTCGTCGAGGACAGGATGCGCGACGGGCTCCGCATGCAGCTGGCGGGCGACGGCCTGCCGCGCATGGACGGGAGCGGCTACGAACTGCTCGACGGGCTGACGGGCTTCGGCACGACGTCTCAGATGTTCGACGCGGCCTATTGGCGGGCCCGCGAGGGCGAGCTGACGCGCACGATCCTCGCGTCTCCGGGCGTTCGTTCGGCCCGCGTCCACCTCGCGACGGCCGACAGTTCTCCGTTCGCGCGCGACCGCAGCGCCACGGCCTCCGTGACGCTCCAGATGGTATCGGGAACGGTCGATGCGTCCTTGGCGCACGCCGTCCAGTCCCTCGTGTCGGGCGCGGTCCGGAACCTCGCGGCCGAGGATGTGACGGTGATCGATGCGGCCAGCGGGCGTGTCGTCGGCGGTGGCGCGATCGACCCCGAGGCCGAGCGGCGCGAGACCCGCGCGATCGAGATGCGGGCAGCGGTCGAGAACCTGCTGGCCGCCCGTGTCGGACCCGGTCGCTTCGTTGTCGAGCTGGCGATCGAGACGACCCAAGATCGCGAATTGATCACCGAGCGTGTGCTCGATCCCGAGAGCCGCGTGGTCATCAGCACGGATACCGAGGAGCGCAGCGCCAGCGACCGCGGCGCCGCCGGGGCCGGCGTCACCGTCGCAAGCAACCTGCCCGACGGTGATGCCGCGGAAGAGGAAGGGCAGTCCGAAAGCTCGAACGCCGAAACGCGCGAGCGGGTGAATTACGACTTCTCCGCGACCGAGCGTCAGATCGAGCGTGCACCGGGCGCGATCGAGCGGGTCACCGTCGCGGTCATGGTCGATGGGATGCGGGAGACGAACGCGGACGGTGCAGCCGGGTGGTCCGAACGCAGCGAGGCCGAACTGGACGTCATTCGCGATCTCGTGCAGTCGGCCGTCGGGTTTCGCGCGGATCGCGGCGATGTCGTGACCGTCCGCAGCATGGAATTCGACATCGCGGCCATGCCCGAGGCTGCCCCCGGATTGTCGCTGCCCTGGTTGAGTGGGGGTGATGTCAGGCGGATCTCGATTGCCGCGCTGCTTGCGCTGGTCAGTCTCGGGGTGCTCGCATTCGTGGTGCGCCCCCTGATGACGCGCGCGCTTGCGCCGCCGCCTGCCAACCCCGCCCTGCCGGCCGCCGCATCCGACGACGGCGTCACGGCTATCGCGCCCGAGGAGATCGGCGCCCCGAGCCCCGCGCCGCTCGCGCCTCCTGCGCCGTCCGACGCGGCCATGTCGACGGAAGGGACGCTTCTGCCGGCGGAGACGGAGGATGGCGAGGCGGATGATCCGGTCGACCGCCTTCGCACCCTCATCACCGAGCGCCGCGACGAGACACTCGAGGTTCTGCGCGGCTGGATGGACGAAAGCCCGGAGGAGGCGAAATGA
- a CDS encoding FliM/FliN family flagellar motor switch protein: MADASPDNPSALGRVPVEITISVGRAHPTVTELLSLERDAVLTLDRGIGDPVELFAGDRLIGRGELQEMEGDHAGRLAVRLTEVARTDEPG; this comes from the coding sequence ATGGCTGACGCATCCCCCGACAACCCATCGGCGCTGGGTCGCGTCCCCGTCGAGATCACCATCTCTGTGGGCCGGGCGCATCCGACCGTGACGGAGCTGTTGTCGTTGGAACGCGACGCTGTCCTCACGCTCGACCGCGGCATCGGCGACCCCGTGGAACTCTTCGCGGGCGATCGTCTGATCGGCCGGGGCGAGCTGCAGGAGATGGAGGGCGACCACGCGGGTCGGCTGGCCGTGCGCCTGACCGAGGTGGCGCGGACGGATGAACCCGGATGA
- the ettA gene encoding energy-dependent translational throttle protein EttA, with protein MAANQYVYHMDGVSKTYGGGKKVFENIRLSFLPGVKIGVVGVNGTGKSTLMKIMAGQDPDYTGEAWAAEGARVGYLPQEPALDEALTVRENVMLGVAEKKAVLDRYNDLAMNYSDETAEEMAKLQDEIDSANLWDLDSQIDVAMEALRCPPDDAMPANLSGGERRRVALCKLLLEAPDMLLLDEPTNHLDAETIAWLQRHLIDYKGTCLIVTHDRYFLDDITGWILELDRGRGIPYEGNYSAWLEQKAKRLEREAKEDKSRQKTLERELEWIRAGAKARQAKSKARINAYEEMAGQSERERVGRAQIVIPNGPRLGSKVIEVNNLSKAYGDRLLIDDLSFALPPGGIVGVIGPNGAGKSTLFRMLTGQEQPDSGTVEYGDTVKLSYVDQSRDDLEPGQTVWEAISGGAELIKLGDAEVNSRAYCGSFNFKGGDQQKKVGLLSGGERNRVHMARLLKEGGNVLLLDEPTNDLDVETLRALEDAIADFAGCAVVISHDRFFLDRLCTHILAFEGGSHVEWFEGNFEAYEEDKARRLGPDALEPTRVKYKKFTR; from the coding sequence ATGGCAGCCAATCAATACGTCTATCACATGGACGGGGTGTCCAAGACCTATGGCGGCGGCAAGAAGGTGTTCGAGAACATCCGCCTGTCCTTCCTGCCCGGCGTCAAGATCGGCGTCGTCGGCGTCAACGGCACCGGCAAGTCTACCCTGATGAAGATCATGGCCGGGCAGGATCCCGATTACACCGGAGAGGCCTGGGCCGCCGAAGGCGCCCGCGTCGGCTATCTGCCGCAGGAGCCCGCGCTCGACGAGGCGCTGACCGTCCGCGAGAACGTCATGCTGGGCGTGGCCGAGAAGAAGGCCGTGCTCGATCGCTACAACGATCTCGCGATGAACTACTCGGACGAGACCGCCGAGGAGATGGCCAAGCTCCAGGACGAGATCGACAGCGCCAATCTCTGGGATCTCGACAGCCAGATCGACGTCGCGATGGAGGCCCTGCGGTGCCCGCCGGACGACGCGATGCCCGCGAACCTCTCGGGCGGCGAGCGGCGGCGCGTGGCGCTCTGCAAGCTCCTCTTGGAAGCGCCCGACATGCTCCTGCTGGATGAGCCGACCAACCACCTCGACGCCGAGACGATCGCCTGGCTCCAGCGGCACCTGATCGACTACAAGGGCACCTGCCTGATCGTCACCCACGACCGGTATTTTCTCGACGATATCACGGGCTGGATCCTCGAGCTCGATCGCGGACGTGGCATCCCCTACGAGGGCAACTACTCGGCCTGGCTCGAACAGAAGGCCAAGCGGCTGGAGCGCGAGGCCAAGGAGGACAAGTCCCGCCAGAAGACGCTGGAGCGCGAGCTGGAATGGATCCGCGCCGGGGCCAAGGCGCGGCAGGCCAAGTCCAAGGCCCGGATCAACGCCTACGAGGAGATGGCCGGCCAGTCCGAGCGCGAACGCGTCGGCCGCGCCCAGATCGTGATCCCGAACGGGCCGCGGCTCGGCTCGAAGGTGATCGAGGTCAACAACCTATCGAAGGCCTATGGCGACCGTCTCCTGATCGACGACCTGTCCTTTGCCCTGCCCCCCGGCGGCATCGTCGGCGTGATCGGTCCGAACGGCGCGGGCAAGTCGACGCTCTTCCGGATGCTGACCGGGCAGGAACAGCCCGACAGCGGCACGGTCGAATACGGCGATACCGTCAAGCTGAGCTATGTCGACCAGTCGCGCGACGATCTCGAACCCGGCCAGACCGTGTGGGAGGCGATCTCGGGCGGGGCCGAACTTATCAAGCTCGGCGATGCGGAGGTGAATTCCCGCGCCTATTGCGGATCGTTCAACTTCAAGGGCGGCGACCAGCAGAAGAAGGTCGGCCTCCTCTCGGGCGGCGAGCGCAACCGCGTCCACATGGCCCGGCTCCTGAAGGAGGGCGGCAACGTCCTGCTGCTGGACGAGCCGACCAACGATCTCGACGTCGAGACGCTCCGCGCGCTCGAGGACGCGATCGCCGATTTCGCGGGCTGCGCGGTGGTGATTTCGCACGACCGCTTCTTCCTCGACCGCCTCTGCACCCATATCCTCGCCTTCGAGGGCGGCAGCCATGTCGAGTGGTTCGAAGGCAATTTCGAAGCCTACGAAGAAGACAAGGCGCGTCGCCTCGGTCCCGATGCGCTGGAACCGACGCGGGTGAAATACAAGAAATTCACGCGCTGA